GCGGGCCGCGCCGACCAGCGCGAGCGCCGACTCGGGGCCGGGACAGGTGATCTCCAGCGCGCTGGAGCGGCCGGGCTCGGTCAGCGAGCCGTGCGCCATGAACGCCCCCCGCCACGCCGAGACCGCACAGCAGACGTTGGCGGCCACCACGTGCGGCGGCAGGCCCCGCACCGGGCGGCCCCGAACGTCGAGCAGACCGGTCTGCCGGGCGAGCGACTCACCGTCCTTGACGACCCGGACGATGAAGTGGCTGCCCTTGCGCAGGCCACCGGAGGCGAGCACATGGATCTCGCTGGAATAGCCATACACCTCGGCGACCTCGCGCCGCAGCCGCCGGGCCACCGCGCCCGTGTCCAGCTCGGCCTCCACCACCACCCGGCCGGAGACGATGTGCAAGCCGCCGGCGAAGCGCAGCAGCGCCGCCATCTCCGCCCTCCGACAGCAGGGCTTGGGCACGTCGACCCGACTCAGCTCGTCCTTGACCGCCGCCGTCATCGCCATTGTGCGCCCCCTCACGGACCGGTTCCGGCGTGTCGCCGGAGATTACGTACGTGTCTAACGAGCGGCGCCCAGGACCGGCACCAGAGCGGCGCCGAGGGCGGTCGGATCATGACGGGGAGTGCCGTCGGTGACCGCGACGGGGGCGAGGACCAGTCGGGCACCCAGCGACTCCGCCGCACGTTCGACCGGTTCCGGGTCACCCACCGCCTTGGCATCCCCGAGCACGACGTCCACCTTCAGCTCCGGGAGGTACCACCGCAGCTCGGCCAGGTGGTCGGCGACGGACAATCCAGATGTTTCCTTCTCCGCGGCGAGGTTCAGCGTGACCAGCCGGCGGGCCGGGCTGGCTACGATCGCGGCGGCCAGCTCCGGGACCAGCAGGTGCGGCAGCACGCTCGTATACCAGCTGCCCGGCCCGAAGAGCAACCAGTCGGCCGCCTCGATCGCGGCCAGCGCCTGCGGGCAGGCCTCCGGCGCGTCCGGGTTGAGCCGCAGCGACTCGACCCGTCCGGTGGTGACGGCCACCTGGTGCTGGCCCGTGACGGTGTCCACCTGGCCGGGGCGGGCCGGGTCGGCACCGCGGACCCGCGCCTCGATCCCCACCGGCCGGCAGGACATCGGCAGCACCCGACCGACCGCGCCGAGCATGGCCCCGGCGTGATCCAGCGCAGCCACCGGATCGCCGAGCAGCTCCATCAGCCCACAGAGGACGAGGTTGCCCACCGCATGCCCGCCCAGCCCATCGCGCTGCGGGGCGCCGCCGTCGGCGGAAACGGTCCCGCCGCAACCGGATCGCCCGGTCGGCGCCGACGACCCGGCGCCGGTGACGCCGGACGTGACGGCGCCGGTCGCCGACACCTCGACGAAGCGGTGCTGGAACAACCCCGCACTACGCCGGGTCGACGGGTGGTCTCCGGCCAGGGCCACAAGTGCCTGGCGTAGGTCCCCCGGCGGCAGGCCGCCCCGCTCGGCGCGCAGCCGACCGCTCGATCCGCCGTCGTCGCCGACGGTGACCACCGCGGTGATGTCCAGGTCGAGTTCCGGAGCGCAGCGCCGCAACGCGCGCAACGCCGCGGAGAGACCGTGCCCGCCGCCGAAGGCGACCATCCGGGTAACCGTCATTCGCGCCCCAGGTCCCGGTGCTGCGCGTTGGCGGCGATGCCGGACTGCCGCAGCCGCGCGGCCAGCTCCTCGGCGATGGCGACGCTGCGGTGCTTGCCTCCGGTGCACCCGACGGCCACGGTCAGGTAGCGCTTGCCCTCCCGCTCGAAGCCGGCGGTGGTGGCGTTGACCAGGTCGGCGTACGTGGCCACGAAGCCGTCCGCCCCCTCCTGGCCCAGCACGTACGAGCTGACCGCCTCCTCCCGCCCGGTGTGCTCCCGCAACTCCGGTACCCAGTACGGGTTCGGCAGGAAACGGGCATCGCACACGAAGTCGGCATCCGGCGGCAGCCCGTACTTGAAGCCGAAGGAGAGCACGGTGACCCGCAGCCGGCGGGCGTCCTCCCCGCCGAACAGCTCCTCGATGCGCCGGCGCAACTGGTTGACGTTCAGGTGACTGGTGTCGATGATCACGTCGGCTTGGTCGCGGGCCTCCTCCAGCAGCCCGCGCTCGACGGCGATGCCGTCGGCGAGCCGTCCCTCACCCTGCAGCGGGTGCGAGCGCCGGACGCTCTCGAACCGTCGGATCAACACCTCGTCGTCGGCGTCGACGAAGACCACCCGGGGCGAGAAGCCGCGCTCCCTGAGCTCCCGGATCGCACCGACCAGATCGGTGGAGAACGCCCGGGAGCGCACGTCCAGCACCATCGCCGTCCGCCGTGCGGCGCCGCCCGCCTTCATCGCCAGCTCGGCCATGTCGAGCATGAGCGCCTGCGGCAGATTGTCCACCACGTAGTAGCCGACATTCTCCAGGGCCCGGGCGACGGTGCTGCGACCCCCGCCGGAGACGCCGGTCACCACCACGAGCGTGGTATCGGTGTCCGCCGCCGGGTCGGCCCCGTTGGGCACGCTCGTCCGCCCCTCGCTCACCTAGTACCCCCAAGACGCGTGACACCGCGGCCGACCGGTGGGCCGCGGGTGGTCGAACAGCGACTCTAACCCGCCGACCCGACAGGCTCGCGGCTGCGCCCGCCCGACCGGTCACCACAGGTCACTCCCGTCACACTTCCGACACAGGGAAACCTCGACGACCTTCGGTCGCCGAACCTGCTTCGAGGCGCACTCGGCCCCGGTCGGAGCCGGTGTTCGGCGACCGGGGTCGGTCCGGACGGTGCGGTCTGCCTGGACGTCACCGGGCACCCCGGCACCAGCGCCCCTCAGCTACCGGTGCCGGACCGCCCCGACGGACTCCGAGGTTCGTACGCCGACCCGAGTCGCCGGCGGGATGCCGAAGCCCGGCCGAAGCCCGCCCGGGCGTGGGCTACCGCGTCGGAGGTCGCTCGTAGACTGCGCCAATGCCCTCCTCCACCGATCAGCGGGCCGCCGCCGTCGAGACGCTGCACCGGGTGTTCGGCTACTCCGCCTTCCGCGGCTGCCAACAGGAGGTCGTCGACCACGTGGTGGCCGGCGGCGACGCCCTGGTGCTCATGCCGACCGGCGGCGGGAAGTCGCTCTGCTACCAGATCCCGGCGCTGGTTCGCGACGGTGCGGCGGTGGTGGTCTCTCCGCTGATCGCCCTCATGCAGGATCAGGTCGACGCGCTGACCGCGGTCGGTGTCCGGGCCGGGTTCCTCAACTCGACGCAGGATCCACCGGCCCGGCGCCGGGTGGAGGCCGCGTTCCTCGCCGGCGAGCTGGACCTGCTCTACCTGGCCCCCGAAGCGCTGGCCGGCCGGGGCACGGTGCAGTTGCTGGAGCGGGGGCGGATCGCGTTGTTCGCGATCGACGAGGCGCACTGCGTGTCGCAGTGGGGGCACGACTTCCGCCCCGACTACCTCGGTCTTTCGATGGTGCACGAACGCTGGCCGGACGTGCCCCGCATCGCACTGACCGCCACCGCGACCACCGCCACCCGAGCCGAGATCGCCACCCGGCTGGGGCTGACCGACGCCCGGCACTTCGTCTCCAGCTTCGACCGGCCCAACATCCAGTACCGGATCGTCCCGAAACGGGAGCCGCGCCGGCAGCTGCTGAGCCTGCTCCGGGACGAGCACCCCGGCGACGCGGGCATCGTCTACTGCCTGTCCCGCGCCTCGGTGGAGAAGACGGCCGAGTTCCTGGTCGGGAACGGAATCCCCGCCCTGCCGTACCACGCCGGCCTGGACGCGGCCACCCGCGCCACCCACCAGCAGCGGTTCCTGCGGGAGGACGGGCTGGTCATGGTCGCGACGATCGCCTTCGGCATGGGCATCGACAAGCCGGACGTCCGCTTCGTCGCCCACCTCGACCTGCCAAAGTCCGTCGAGGGTTACTACCAGGAGACCGGCCGCGCCGGCCGGGACGGCCTGCCGTCGACGGCCTGGCTCGCCTACGGCCTGCAGGATGTGGTGCAGCAGCGCCGGCTGATCGAGACCTCCGAGGGTGACCTGGCCCACCGCCGCAACCTCGCCGCCCACCTGGACGCGATGCTCGCGCTCTGTGAGACGGTCCGCTGCCGGCGGGTCCAGCTGCTGGAGTACTTCGGCGAGAGTTCCGCCGCCTGCGGCAACTGCGACACCTGCCTCGACCCGCCGGAGTCGTGGGATGGGACGGTCGCCGCGCAGAAGCTGCTCTCCACCGTGTTCCGGCTCGACCGGGAACGCAACCAGCGGTTCGGCACCGGGCACTGTGTCGACATCCTGCTCGGCCGCGACACGGAGAAGATCCGGCAGTATCGTCACGACGCGCTCACGGTCTTCGGCGTCGGCGGCGAGCTCAGCGAGGCGGAGTGGCGGGGCGTGGTCCGCCAGTTGTTGGCCGAGGGATTGCTGGCGGTCGAGGGTGACTACGGCACCCTCGCCCTCACCGACACCAGCAGCGACGTGCTGGGCCGGCGCCGCACCGTCATGCTGCGCCGCGAGCCGGTCCGCGCGCCGGCCCGGTCGGTGAAGCCGCGTGGCGCGGCCACCGTCGTCGCCGAGCTGGCACCGGCCGCCGCCAACGCCTTCGAGCGGTTGCGGTCCTGGCGGGCCGCCACGGCGAAGGAACAGGGCGTGCCGGCATACGTGGTCTTCCACGACGCCACCCTGCGTCAGATCGCCACCGACGCGCCGGCCGCACTGGCCGATCTGTCCCAGGTCAGTGGGGTGGGCGAGGCCAAGCTCGCGAAGTATGGCGAGCAGATCCTCGCGGTCCTCGCCGAAGGCTGACCGTGGGCAGCGGGTGCCTCAGCCCGCCGGGGTCCTGGTGTCGCCCTCGAGGGCGGCCAGGATCGCCTCGGCGGTCCGCTTGCCGACGCCGGGCACCGCGGTGATCTCCTCGACGGTGGCGGCCGAAAGCCGCTTGAGCGAGCCGAAGTGCCGCAGCAGCGCCTTGCGCCGCACCTCACCCAGGCCGGGCACTGTGTCCAGCACCGACTCGGTCATCCGCTTCGAGCGCCGCTGCCGGTGGAACGTGATGGCGAACCGGTGCGCCTCGTCGCGGATACGTTGCAGCAGGTAGAGTCCCTCGGAGGTGCGCGGAAGGACGACCGGGAAGTCGTCGTCGGGCAGCCACACCTCCTCCAGCCGCTTCGCCAGCCCGCACAGTGCCACGTCGTCGACCCCCAGCTCCGCGAGCGCCTGGGCCGCTGCCGCTACCTGTGGCGCGCCGCCGTCCACCACCACCAGTTGCGGGGGGTACGCGAACGTGCGTGGTCGCCCGGTCGTCGGGTCGACCAGGGTGCCGACCCGCGGCTCGTCGGGAACCGCCTGCCCGGCCGGGACATCCGGGTCGTCGGCCGACTCGACGCCCGCCTCACCGGTCTCCGCGCGGGCGTCGAGGTAGCGAGCGAAGCGACGGCGAAGTACCTCCGACATCGCCGAGAGGTCGTCGGTGGCGCCCCGGATGATGAACCGCCGATACTCGCTCTTGCGGGGCAGCCCGTCCTCGAAGACGACCATGCTCGCCACCACGTCGGTACCCTGGATCTGGGAGATGTCGAAGCACTCGATACGCAGCGGCGACGCGCGCAGGCCAAGCGTCTCGCCGATCTCGTCAAGGGCCCTGCTCCGGGTGGTGAGGTCACCCGCCCGCTTGAGCTTGTGCCGGGCGAGCGCGTCCCTGGCGTTGCGCTCCACCGTCTCGAGCAGAGCACGCTTGTCGCCGCGTTGCGGCACCCGCAGCGCCACCCGGCTGCCCCGCCGGGTGGACAGCCAGTCGGCGAGCGCGTCGGCGTCGGCGGGCAGGTCGGGGACGAGCAGTTCCCGGGGGACGTCGGCCTCGCCGTGCTCCCCGCCGTACACCTGCGTGCAGAAGTGATGCACCAGGTCGCCGGTGCTCAGTTCCTCGGTCTTCTCGACCACCCAACCCCGCTGGCCACGCACCCGGCCGGCACGGACGCGGAACACCTGGACTGCCGCCTCCAGCGGGTCGTCGGCAAAGGCGACCACGTCGGCGTCGGTGCCGTCGCCGAACACCACCGTCTGCTTCTCCATGGCCCGACGCAGCGCCGCCAGGTCGTCGCGCAGCCGGGCGGCCCGCTCGAACTCCAGCTCCGCGCTGGCCTCGCCCATCTCACGCTCCAGTCTGCGAACCACCGCGTCCGTCCGACCGGCCATGAAGTCGCAGAAGCCGTCGACGATGACCCGGTGTTCCTCGGCGGAGACGCTGCCGACGCACGGCGCGGAGCACTTGCCGATGTAGCCCAGCAGGCACGGCCGGCCGACCTGACCGGCCCGCCGGAACACGCCGGACGAGCAGGTGCGGGCGGGGAACACGCGTAGCAGCAGGTCCAGCGTCTCGCGGATCGCCCAGGCGTGTGAGTACGGCCCGAAGTAGCGCACCCCCTTGCGCTTCCCGCCGCGCATCACCTGCAGGCGCGGGAACTCCTCGTCGAGCGTGACGGCGAGGTACGGGTAGGACTTGTCGTCCCGGTAGCGGACGTTGAACTTCGGGTCGTACTGCTTGATCCAGGTGAACTCCTGCTGAAGCGCCTCGACCTCGGTGGCGACCGAGATCCAGTCGACCGATTCGGCGGTGAAGACCATCTGCCGGGTGCGCTGGTGCAGGTTGATCGGGTCAGCGAAGTACGAGTTGAGCCTGCTGCGCAGGTTCTTCGCCTTGCCGACGTAGATCACCCGACCGGTGCCGTCGCGGAAGCGGTAGACCCCCGGCGACTCCGGGATCGTGCCGGGCGCGGGACGGTAGGTCGAGGGGTCAGCCACGGCAGCAAGCCTAGTCCGCGCCCCCGACACGACCGGGCCGCCGCCCGACCGGGACCGTTCGGGCGGCGAGAAGGGGCCTCCCCGGTTCGGCGCTGTCGGGTGTCCGGCCCCCGGCAACCAGGGCCGGGGGCGAAGCCGGAGGACGGTCGGCCTCAGGCCAGCGAAATCCGATCGCCGGTGACCTTGACGTCCCGGGGCGCAAGCGGCGTGGTGGCCGGGCCCGCCTTCACCGAGCCGTCCTCGATCGAGAACCTGCTGCCGTGACAGGTGCAGTTGATCGTGCCACCATCGACGTTGGACACCGGGCAGCCCTGGTGGGTGCAGATCGGGTCGAATCCCCTGAACTCGCCGGGTGACGGCTGCGTGACCACGACCCCCTGGGCCGCGAAGACCGCGCCACCGCCGAGCGGGACGTCGGTCGTCCTGGCGAGGGACTGAGCGCCCTGCCGGTCACCGCCACCGGCGTCGCCGGTGTTGGACACCTCCGGGCCCGGGCTGGTCGGCGCCGCGCCGTCGCCGGAGCCCTCGCTGCCGCAGGCGGCCAGGACGACCGCCGCGCCGGCGGCACCCGCACCAGCCAGCAGTGCCCGCCGGGTCTGCGGGACCCCTCCGGTCAGCACCTGGTCGTCACTCATGCCTCGCCCTCTCACCGACAACGCCGCCTGCCATGATCCGCGGCCTTACCCTGGTACACGGATCGCTCCGACCGACGGTTCACCCGATCGGCGACCGAACCGCCGGGTGATCGCGGTCGCCCCGCATGTCTCAGCGGGCACCGGCGGGTACCTTCCGCGCCGTGCGGGACTTCGCGCCGTTGGCCTTCGCCGCCCGCGAGGTGGCCGCCGCGGCTCCCTTCGCCTCGCCGTCGAGCTTGAGCACCTGGCGCAGGAACCGGCCGGTGTGGCTCTCGGGCACCTCGGCGACCTCCTCCGGAGTGCCGGTGGCGAGCACCGTGCCGCCACGGTGGCCGCCCTCCGGACCCATGTCGATGATCCAGTCGGCCGTCTTGATCACGTCCAGGTTGTGCTCGATGGTGATCACCGTGTTGCCCTTGTCGACCAGCCCCTCAAGGACCATCAGCAGCTTGCGGATGTCCTCGAAGTGCAGGCCGGTGGTCGGTTCGTCGAGCACGTAGACCGTCCGCCCGGTGGACCGCTTCTGCAACTCGGAGGCGAGCTTCACGCGCTGCGCCTCCCCGCCGGAGAGGGTGGGCGCGGGCTGGCCCAGCCGGACGTAGCCGAGCCCAACGTCGACCAGTGTCCTCAGGTGCCGGTGGATGGCCGGGATGGCCGAGAAGAAATCGGCCGCCTCCTCGATCGGCATGTCCAGCACCTCGGCGACCGTCCTGCCCTTGTAGTGCACCTCCAGGGTCTCCCGGTTGTACCGGGCGCCCTTGCAGACCTCGCACGGGACGTACACGTCGGGCAGGAAGTTCATTTCGATCTTGAGGGTGCCGTCGCCGGAACAGGCCTCGCAGCGGCCGCCCTTGACGTTGAACGAGAACCGGCCCGGGCCGTAGCCCCGGACCTTCGCCTCCGTCGTCTCGGCGAAAAGCTTGCGGATGTGGTCCCAGACGCCGGTGTAGGTAGCCGGGTTGGAACGCGGAGTCCGGCCGATCGGCGACTGGTCGACGCCGACGACCTTGTCGACGTGGTCCAGACCCGCAACCCGCGTGTGCCGGCCGGGCACCAGGCGGGCACCGTTGATCTGGTTGGCCAGAACGGCGTGCAGGATGTCGTTGACCAGGGTCGACTTGCCGGAGCCGCTGACTCCGGTGACCGCGATCAGCTGACCGAGGGGGAAGCTCACCGTCAGGTTGCGCAGATTGTGCTCGCGAGCCCCCTGCACCACCAGCTCCCGCCCCGGTGTCTGGGGGCGGCGCTGCCGAGGCGTGGGGATCGCCTTGCGACCGGACAGGTACGCCCCGGTGACCGAGTCCGCGTTCTCCAGCAGCGCCGGCACCGAACCGCTGTGCACGATCCGGCCACCGTGTTCCCCGGCGCCGGGGCCGATGTCGACGATCCAGTCGGCGGTACGGATGGTGTCCTCGTCGTGCTCGACCACGATCAGCGTGTTACCCAGCCCGCGTAGCCGAATCAGCGTCTCGATCAGGCGGTGGTTGTCCCGCTGGTGCAGACCGATTGACGGCTCGTCCAGCACGTACAGCACGCCGACCAGGCCGGACCCGATCTGGGTGGCGAGCCGGATCCGCTGCGCCTCACCGCCGGAGAGGGTGCCGGCGGGACGGTCGAGGGAGAGGTAGTCCAGGCCGACGTCGAGCAGGAACCGCAGCCGGGCGTTGATCTCCTTGAGGACCCGCTCGGCGATCAGCTTCTGCCGGTCGGTCAGCTCGATGCCGGCCAGCAACTCGGCGCACTCGCCGACGGACAGGCCGCACAGCGCGGCGATGCTCTTGCCGGCCAGGGTGACCGCGAGCACCTCAGGCTTGAGCCGGGCCCCACCACAGGCCGCGCACGGCACGTCCCGCATGTAACCCTCGTACTTCTCCCGCGACCACTCCGACTCGGTGTCCGAGTGGCGGCGCTCGATCCACTGCATCACGCCCTCGAAGCCGGTGTAGTACGAACGCTCGCGGCCGTACTTGTTGCGGTAGCGTACGTGCACCTGGTCGTCGGAGCCGTGCAGGATGGTCTTCTGCGCCCGCGACGGCAGCGCCCGCCACGGTGTGTCGACGTCGAAGCGCTCCGCCTCGCCGAGCGCCTCCAGCAGGCGCAGGAAGTATTCCAGGTTGTGGCCGCCGGACCAGGGCTGGATCGCGCCCTCACGCAGGGTGCGCTCCGGGTCGGGGATCACCAGCTCCGGGTCGACCTCCTTCTTGGTGCCGAGACCGGTGCACTCCGGGCAGGCGCCGTACGGCGCGTTGAAGGAGAAGACCCGGGGCTCCAGGTCCTCGATGGCGAGGGGGTGGTCGTTGGGGCAGGCCAACTGCTCCGAGTAACGACGTTCCCGGCCCGGGTCGTCCTCGGGTAGGTCGACGAAGTCGAGCAACACCAAGCCGCCGGAGAGCCCGAGCGCGGCCTCGACCGAGTCGGTCAGCCGCTGCTTGGCGCTCGGCTTGACGGTGAGCCGGTCGATGACCACCTCGATGGTGTGCTTCTCCTGCTTCTTGAGCTTCGGCGGCTCGGTCAGTGGGTGCACGACGCCGTCGACGCGGGCCCGCGCATAGCCCTTGGCCTGCAGCTCGGCGAAGAGGTCCAGGTACTCCCCCTTGCGGCCACGGACGACCGGGGCGAGCACCATGAACCGGGTGCCCTCGGGCATGGCGAGGACCCGGTCGACGATCTGCTGCGGACTCTGCCGGGAGATCCGCTCCCCGCAGACCGGGCAGTGCGGCTCGCCGACGCGGGCGAAGAGCAGGCGGAGGTAGTCGTAGACCTCGGTGATGGTGCCCACGGTCGACCGCGGGTTGCGCGAGGTCGACTTCTGGTCGATGGACACCGCCGGGCTGAGGCCCTCGATGAAGTCGACGTCCGGCTTGTCCATCTGCCCGAGGAACTGCCGAGCGTATGACGAAAGCGACTCGACGTAGCGCCGCTGCCCCTCGGCGAAGATCGTATCGAAGGCCAGGCTCGACTTACCCGACCCGGAGAGCCCGGTGAACACGATCAGAGCGTCCCGGGGCAGGTCGAGACTGACGTCACGCAAGTTGTGCTCGCGCGCGCCACGGATGATCAGTCGGTCGGCCACTGTCCGTGCACTCCCGGGTGAAAGAAGATCAGTATCTGTCCCGCTCCGATCCGGTATGAGCCGCCTGGTCGGTTCGGGGCGATTTTCGGGCTGTTGTCAGGGCGGTTGTCTGGGCGGGCTGCTGGGCGGGCTGCTGAGCGGGCCGCTGGGCGCGGGAATAGCGCCCCGGCAACTCTAGCCGTCGGCAACTCTAGCCCCGCGGTGCGACAATTCTCCGTACCCGAACATTTCCCCAGCTCAGCGCGGTTAGCCGCGCCGCGATGGTGACCATACGCCGAGCAGTGGCGGGTCAGCACCCCCCGGGCGCCGGTGGCCGGGACGGCCGGCTCGCCCGTCGGCGCGCACCGTGCCGCTCGGCGGCCAGGCGCACGCCCCGGCGCCGGGTCTCGTACGCCACCTCCCGTTGCAGTCGCCGCCAGCTCTCGTAGCGACGTGCGGGCAGTTCCCCGGAGTCCAGCGCCTCCCGCACCGCGCACGCCGGTTCCGCGTCATGACCGCAGTCGGCGTAGCGGCAGCCGGCGGCCAGCTCGGCGATGTCGGCGAACGCCCGGTGGAGGCCGACAACGCCGTCAAGCAGGCCCACCGCCCGGACCCCCGGGGTGTCCAGCACCGCACCGCCGCCCGGCACCGGGACCAACGCCCGCCAGGTCGTGGTGTGCCGACCCCTGCCGTCGACCCGGCGGACCCCCTGGGCCGGCATCACCACCGCTGTCGCCAGTGCGTTCACCAGGCTCGACTTACCCGCCCCCGACGGACCGAGCAGGCCCAGGGTGCGGCCCGACACCACCTCGGCTCGCAGCGGGTCGAGCCCCGCGCCGCGCGCCGCGCTCACCGGTAGCACGGGCACGCCGGGTGCCACGGCGGCAAGCTGCCGAGCCAGCGCCGCCGGGTCGGGGGCGAGGTCGATCTTGGTCAGCACCACCAGCGGCCGGGCGCCCGACTCGTGGGCGAGGGCGAGCAGACGCTCGATCCGCCCGGTGTCCGGCTCCGGGTGCACCGGCTCGACCACCGCAGCGGCAGTCAGGTTGGCGGCCAGCACCTGTCCACGAGCGTCCTTACCGGCGGTACGCCGGATCAGCGCGGTGCGCCGGGGAAGCACCGCCTCGACCGTGACGTTCCGGTCCGGCCAGGTGGCGAGCAGCACCCAGTCACCCGCGCAGGGCAGACGGGTCGGATCGTGGGCGGCAGCGGCCAACACGGCCCCGCCAAGAGTGGCGCGGACCGGGCCGTCCACGCCGAGGACGGTGCACACACCCCGGTCGACCCGGGCCACCCGGCCCGGTCGGTGGTCGGTGCGGTGTCGTACGTCGTGCGCCCGGTCGGCGTCCCAGCCGAGGGCGGTCAGGTCGATCGTCATGG
The sequence above is a segment of the Micromonospora sp. WMMA1363 genome. Coding sequences within it:
- the whiA gene encoding DNA-binding protein WhiA, translated to MAMTAAVKDELSRVDVPKPCCRRAEMAALLRFAGGLHIVSGRVVVEAELDTGAVARRLRREVAEVYGYSSEIHVLASGGLRKGSHFIVRVVKDGESLARQTGLLDVRGRPVRGLPPHVVAANVCCAVSAWRGAFMAHGSLTEPGRSSALEITCPGPESALALVGAARRIGITAKNREVRGVDRVVVKDGDAIAALLTRIGAHASVLAWEERRVRREVRATANRLANFDDANLRRSARAAVAAAARVTRALEILADDAPNHLTSAGRLRLEHRQASLEELGALADPPLTKDAIAGRIRRLLALADKRARDLGIPDTEAAVTPDMLVV
- the uvrA gene encoding excinuclease ABC subunit UvrA yields the protein MADRLIIRGAREHNLRDVSLDLPRDALIVFTGLSGSGKSSLAFDTIFAEGQRRYVESLSSYARQFLGQMDKPDVDFIEGLSPAVSIDQKSTSRNPRSTVGTITEVYDYLRLLFARVGEPHCPVCGERISRQSPQQIVDRVLAMPEGTRFMVLAPVVRGRKGEYLDLFAELQAKGYARARVDGVVHPLTEPPKLKKQEKHTIEVVIDRLTVKPSAKQRLTDSVEAALGLSGGLVLLDFVDLPEDDPGRERRYSEQLACPNDHPLAIEDLEPRVFSFNAPYGACPECTGLGTKKEVDPELVIPDPERTLREGAIQPWSGGHNLEYFLRLLEALGEAERFDVDTPWRALPSRAQKTILHGSDDQVHVRYRNKYGRERSYYTGFEGVMQWIERRHSDTESEWSREKYEGYMRDVPCAACGGARLKPEVLAVTLAGKSIAALCGLSVGECAELLAGIELTDRQKLIAERVLKEINARLRFLLDVGLDYLSLDRPAGTLSGGEAQRIRLATQIGSGLVGVLYVLDEPSIGLHQRDNHRLIETLIRLRGLGNTLIVVEHDEDTIRTADWIVDIGPGAGEHGGRIVHSGSVPALLENADSVTGAYLSGRKAIPTPRQRRPQTPGRELVVQGAREHNLRNLTVSFPLGQLIAVTGVSGSGKSTLVNDILHAVLANQINGARLVPGRHTRVAGLDHVDKVVGVDQSPIGRTPRSNPATYTGVWDHIRKLFAETTEAKVRGYGPGRFSFNVKGGRCEACSGDGTLKIEMNFLPDVYVPCEVCKGARYNRETLEVHYKGRTVAEVLDMPIEEAADFFSAIPAIHRHLRTLVDVGLGYVRLGQPAPTLSGGEAQRVKLASELQKRSTGRTVYVLDEPTTGLHFEDIRKLLMVLEGLVDKGNTVITIEHNLDVIKTADWIIDMGPEGGHRGGTVLATGTPEEVAEVPESHTGRFLRQVLKLDGEAKGAAAATSRAAKANGAKSRTARKVPAGAR
- the uvrC gene encoding excinuclease ABC subunit UvrC, yielding MADPSTYRPAPGTIPESPGVYRFRDGTGRVIYVGKAKNLRSRLNSYFADPINLHQRTRQMVFTAESVDWISVATEVEALQQEFTWIKQYDPKFNVRYRDDKSYPYLAVTLDEEFPRLQVMRGGKRKGVRYFGPYSHAWAIRETLDLLLRVFPARTCSSGVFRRAGQVGRPCLLGYIGKCSAPCVGSVSAEEHRVIVDGFCDFMAGRTDAVVRRLEREMGEASAELEFERAARLRDDLAALRRAMEKQTVVFGDGTDADVVAFADDPLEAAVQVFRVRAGRVRGQRGWVVEKTEELSTGDLVHHFCTQVYGGEHGEADVPRELLVPDLPADADALADWLSTRRGSRVALRVPQRGDKRALLETVERNARDALARHKLKRAGDLTTRSRALDEIGETLGLRASPLRIECFDISQIQGTDVVASMVVFEDGLPRKSEYRRFIIRGATDDLSAMSEVLRRRFARYLDARAETGEAGVESADDPDVPAGQAVPDEPRVGTLVDPTTGRPRTFAYPPQLVVVDGGAPQVAAAAQALAELGVDDVALCGLAKRLEEVWLPDDDFPVVLPRTSEGLYLLQRIRDEAHRFAITFHRQRRSKRMTESVLDTVPGLGEVRRKALLRHFGSLKRLSAATVEEITAVPGVGKRTAEAILAALEGDTRTPAG
- the rapZ gene encoding RNase adapter RapZ, with the translated sequence MSEGRTSVPNGADPAADTDTTLVVVTGVSGGGRSTVARALENVGYYVVDNLPQALMLDMAELAMKAGGAARRTAMVLDVRSRAFSTDLVGAIRELRERGFSPRVVFVDADDEVLIRRFESVRRSHPLQGEGRLADGIAVERGLLEEARDQADVIIDTSHLNVNQLRRRIEELFGGEDARRLRVTVLSFGFKYGLPPDADFVCDARFLPNPYWVPELREHTGREEAVSSYVLGQEGADGFVATYADLVNATTAGFEREGKRYLTVAVGCTGGKHRSVAIAEELAARLRQSGIAANAQHRDLGRE
- a CDS encoding Rieske (2Fe-2S) protein, with product MSDDQVLTGGVPQTRRALLAGAGAAGAAVVLAACGSEGSGDGAAPTSPGPEVSNTGDAGGGDRQGAQSLARTTDVPLGGGAVFAAQGVVVTQPSPGEFRGFDPICTHQGCPVSNVDGGTINCTCHGSRFSIEDGSVKAGPATTPLAPRDVKVTGDRISLA
- the recQ gene encoding DNA helicase RecQ, which translates into the protein MPSSTDQRAAAVETLHRVFGYSAFRGCQQEVVDHVVAGGDALVLMPTGGGKSLCYQIPALVRDGAAVVVSPLIALMQDQVDALTAVGVRAGFLNSTQDPPARRRVEAAFLAGELDLLYLAPEALAGRGTVQLLERGRIALFAIDEAHCVSQWGHDFRPDYLGLSMVHERWPDVPRIALTATATTATRAEIATRLGLTDARHFVSSFDRPNIQYRIVPKREPRRQLLSLLRDEHPGDAGIVYCLSRASVEKTAEFLVGNGIPALPYHAGLDAATRATHQQRFLREDGLVMVATIAFGMGIDKPDVRFVAHLDLPKSVEGYYQETGRAGRDGLPSTAWLAYGLQDVVQQRRLIETSEGDLAHRRNLAAHLDAMLALCETVRCRRVQLLEYFGESSAACGNCDTCLDPPESWDGTVAAQKLLSTVFRLDRERNQRFGTGHCVDILLGRDTEKIRQYRHDALTVFGVGGELSEAEWRGVVRQLLAEGLLAVEGDYGTLALTDTSSDVLGRRRTVMLRREPVRAPARSVKPRGAATVVAELAPAAANAFERLRSWRAATAKEQGVPAYVVFHDATLRQIATDAPAALADLSQVSGVGEAKLAKYGEQILAVLAEG
- a CDS encoding 2-phospho-L-lactate transferase CofD family protein, with the translated sequence MTVTRMVAFGGGHGLSAALRALRRCAPELDLDITAVVTVGDDGGSSGRLRAERGGLPPGDLRQALVALAGDHPSTRRSAGLFQHRFVEVSATGAVTSGVTGAGSSAPTGRSGCGGTVSADGGAPQRDGLGGHAVGNLVLCGLMELLGDPVAALDHAGAMLGAVGRVLPMSCRPVGIEARVRGADPARPGQVDTVTGQHQVAVTTGRVESLRLNPDAPEACPQALAAIEAADWLLFGPGSWYTSVLPHLLVPELAAAIVASPARRLVTLNLAAEKETSGLSVADHLAELRWYLPELKVDVVLGDAKAVGDPEPVERAAESLGARLVLAPVAVTDGTPRHDPTALGAALVPVLGAAR